The proteins below come from a single Micropterus dolomieu isolate WLL.071019.BEF.003 ecotype Adirondacks linkage group LG05, ASM2129224v1, whole genome shotgun sequence genomic window:
- the LOC123971285 gene encoding uncharacterized protein LOC123971285, whose product MKAEAIVMNVLAPASVEDCLKVLRKPLNEQREATTKAHTPFFSVASDASNHGTTKLNPLSVRYWTPDLGVQTKVLDFYDDSDETSAAINNQIVTKLEENGLGLDMLSAYSADSASLNYGRHNSVFQKLKENNNCILKANCVAHIVHNSAKHAGDRLNIDIENVFNKTFSHFSSCAKRIEELKSIHTFVEIEYQSLLFFFHLNIIT is encoded by the exons ATGAAGGCAGAAGCCATTGTCATGAATGTGCTTGCCCCTGCCTCTGTTGAAGATTGCTTGAAAGTCCTCAGAAAACCACTGAATGAGCAACGAGAGGCAACAACCAAAG CCCACACGCCATTCTTCTCAGTGGCTTCAGATGCCTCCAATCATGGGACCACCAAGCTCAACCCACTGTCAGTGCGTTACTGGACGCCAGACTTGGGAGTACAAACGAAGGTCCTTGATTTCTATGATGACAGTGATGAAACATCTGCCGCGATCAACAACCAGATAGTCACCAAGCTGGAGGAAAACGGACTGGGATTAGACATGTTATCTGCATATTCCGCTGACAGTGCTAGTCTGAATTACGGGAGACACAACTCTGTCTTCCAGAAACTGAAAGAGAACAACAATTGCATTTTGAAGGCAAACTGTGTGGCCCACATCGTTCACAACAGTGCAAAACACGCAGGAGATCGGCTAAATATTGACATCGAAAATGTCTTCAACAAGACCTTTAGCCACTTCTCCTCATGTGCCAAACGCATTGAGGAACTTAAGTCAATTCACACCTTTGTGGAGATAGAGTACCAGtccctgctttttttttttcatctaaatATTATTACATGA